GCGCACCAGCTCGCCGCCGACGATGAGGGACTCCTTGTTGGCGAGGGCGAGGGTGCGGCCCTCCTCCAGCGCGGCGAGGGTGGGGCCGAGCCCCACGGATCCGGTGATGCCGTTCAGCACCACGTCCGCGTCGACCGAGCGGATGAGCTGCTCCGCCTCGTCCGCGCCGAGGGCCGTGTGCTCGACGCCCGCGACGCGCGCCTGCTCGGCGAGCGCCTCGCGCTTGCTGCCGGCGCCGAGCCCCACGACCTCGAACAGCTCCGGGTGCCGGGCGACGACCTCGAGGGCCTGCACGCCGATGGAACCCGTGGATCCGAGGATGATGACCCGGCGCACGGCTCCCCCTACTGGCCCGCGGCGGCGGGCTGGGTGCCGAGGATGTCGACGACGAACACGATGGTGTCGGTGCCGCCGATGTCGGTGCCCTGGCCCTTGTCGCCGTAGCCGTCCGCGGGCGGGATGATCGCGATGACCTGCGAGCCGACCTTCTGGCCGACGAGCGCCTTCGTGAAGCCGGGGATGACCTGCGACGTGACGAAGGTGGCGGACTGGCCGCGGTCCCAGCTGGAGTCGAAGACCTTCTTGGTGTTCCAGTTGATGCCCGTGTACTGCACGGTGACGCTCGCGCCGTCGGTGACCTCGGCGCCGTCGCCGACCTTGAGGTTCGCGATCTTCGTCTCCGTCGGCGGGGCGGCGTCCGGGATGGTGATGGTGGGCGCCCCGTCGTCCGCGAGCGTGACGGCGGGGAAGCCCTCCGGCGCGGGCTGGTCGACGCCGTCGGCGCGGGTGGCGGCCTGGCTCAGCACGTCGACCACGATGACGATGGGGTCGTCGGCACCGAGGCCGAGCGTCGTCGCCTGCTCGGCGGCGAAGCCGTCGGCCGCGGGGACCACCGCGACGATGCGGGATCCGACCGTGGTGCACTCGACCGCGCGGACGACGCCGGGGACCAGGGCGCCGTCGTTCATCGTGGCGGGCAGCGGCGAGTCGGCGTTGTAGGCGAGCTGCGCGATGGCCTCGCCGGTCTTCCCGTTGTAGGCGGCGAGCGCGATGTTCGCGGTGGCGCCTGCCGCGATCTCCGCGCCGTCGCCCTCCGTGACGATCGTGCGCTCGGTCGTGTCGACCGTGAGCGGACCGTCGACCGTGACCTCGGGGGCCTTGCCGAAGTCGCCGGAGACCTTGACCGACTTCGACGCGTCACCCGACGGGGTGTCGATGCAGGACGCCCCCGCGGTGCGTGCGCCGGCCGTCGGGCTCGCGGACGGATCCGCGTCCGGCGTGCCGCTGCCGGAGCAGGCGGACAGCGCTAGGACGGCGGCCGCGGCCAGGGTGAGGGGGATGCGTCGCTTCACGTGAGTCGCTTTCATCGGCGCGGCGGACGCACCAGGTATGTGGGAGGGACTCGCACAGTCTGCCCGAACCGGCCGGGGACCGCCTGACAGGGCGCGAGCGGGGCGCGCGCCGGGTGCCGGGCGCCGGGTGCCGGGTGCCGGGTCAGGCGCTCGCGTCGGCGGCGAGCACGGTGCGCGGCTCGTGGTGCACGGGGAAGTTGACGGAGCTCGCGATGAAGCAGCGCTCGGATGCGCCCTGGTGCAGCGACGTCGCGAGCTCGACGTGCGCGGGATCCCGGATGGTGACGACGGGCCGCAGCGTGACCTCGACGAAGTGCCCGCCGCCGTCGTCCGTCTGCCGCATGGTGCCGGTGGGCTGGTCGCTGTAGCCCACGACCACGACGCCCGCCGTGGCGGCCGCGTGCAGGTAGCTGAGCAGGTGGCACTGCGCGAGCGCGGAGATGAGGGTCTCCTCGGGGTTCCAGCGGTCGACGTCGCCGCGGAACGGGCGGTCGGCGGATCCCAGGAGGTCGGGCTTCCCCGCGGCGCGGACGATGTGGTCGCGGCCGTAGGAGCGGTAGTCGGACGTGCCGGATCCGCGGTCGCCCGTCCACTCGAGGGACAGGGCGTACCGGTGCTCGATCTGCATGGGATCACGCTAGCGAACGGCGCCGCGGTCCTTCCGGATCCCGCTGCCCGCGCGGGTAAACTCGCCGGATCATGACAGACACCCTGGACTCCGCCCGCGTCGGCATCCCTGCCGGCCCCGCCTCCGACTCCCCCGCCGCGTCCGCCCGCGACGCGCGCCCGCAGGTGCCGCAGGAGCGACGCATCGTGACGGAGATCCCCGGCCCGCTCTCGCGGGAGCTGCACGAGCGCCGGAAGCGCGTGGTGCCGCCCGGCGTCTCCTCCCTGCTCCCCGTCTACATCTCCCGCGCGCACGGCGCGATCGTGGAGGACGTGGACGGCAACCG
This genomic interval from Clavibacter michiganensis contains the following:
- a CDS encoding FKBP-type peptidyl-prolyl cis-trans isomerase, yielding MKRRIPLTLAAAAVLALSACSGSGTPDADPSASPTAGARTAGASCIDTPSGDASKSVKVSGDFGKAPEVTVDGPLTVDTTERTIVTEGDGAEIAAGATANIALAAYNGKTGEAIAQLAYNADSPLPATMNDGALVPGVVRAVECTTVGSRIVAVVPAADGFAAEQATTLGLGADDPIVIVVDVLSQAATRADGVDQPAPEGFPAVTLADDGAPTITIPDAAPPTETKIANLKVGDGAEVTDGASVTVQYTGINWNTKKVFDSSWDRGQSATFVTSQVIPGFTKALVGQKVGSQVIAIIPPADGYGDKGQGTDIGGTDTIVFVVDILGTQPAAAGQ
- a CDS encoding OsmC family protein, translated to MQIEHRYALSLEWTGDRGSGTSDYRSYGRDHIVRAAGKPDLLGSADRPFRGDVDRWNPEETLISALAQCHLLSYLHAAATAGVVVVGYSDQPTGTMRQTDDGGGHFVEVTLRPVVTIRDPAHVELATSLHQGASERCFIASSVNFPVHHEPRTVLAADASA